The Episyrphus balteatus chromosome 4, idEpiBalt1.1, whole genome shotgun sequence genome includes a window with the following:
- the LOC129919251 gene encoding odorant receptor 74a-like produces the protein MASTKDTFKKFLKEFFLSIYIDEKTNPKTWKQIRRGLIPTTVYSYTYILTMVSFQILPIMNFSKNRRILPYPISLHYEVEKPTLYGLTLMYLYYTGSTVTFFLIGEAYLLATFILHLNARYLILQEDIQQCSGELLKRLGISPTKNIAYLFWMIAKISELTLFGTLGSTLIQTNGRMSSAYYLSNWEKIINQSTNSKENILLMKDLQICMSLHQNSKRLTGYKFFDVSLDTVVMVLKGAFSYYTCLHTIKQTKEH, from the exons ATGGCATCCACCAAAGATacattcaaaaagtttttaaaggaattttttcTGTCTATTTACATCGATGA AAAAACTAATCCCAAAACATGGAAACAAATTCGACGTGGACTTATTCCCACCACAGTATATTCGTACACTTACATTCTGACCATGGTATCGTTCCAAATCCTACCAATTatgaatttttccaaaaaccgaAGAATTTTGCCATACCCAATTAGCCTTCATTATGAAGTGGAAAAGCCTACATTGTATGGTCTGACATTGATGTATCTTTACTATACAGGATCCACTGTGACATTTTTCTTAATAGGAGAAGCATATCTATTGGCAACCTTCATATTGCATTTGAATGCAAGATATTTGATCCTTCAGGAAGACATTCAACAATGCAGTGGGGAATTGCTGAAAAGA CTTGGAATTTcaccaacaaaaaatattgcctATCTTTTTTGGATGATTGCTAAAATATCGGAGTTAACTTTATTTGGAACATTAGGTTCAACACTGATTCAAACC AATGGCAGAATGAGTTCAGCATATTACTTATCAAATTGGGAAAAAATCATTAATCAATCTACAAATTCTAAAGAAAATATCCTCCTTATGAAGgacttacaaatttgtatgtCCTTGCATCAAAATTCTAAGCGTTTAACTGGATATAAATTCTTTGATGTTTCATTGGATACTGTGGTTATG gtTCTAAAAGGAGCTTTTTCATACTACACATGTCTGCACACAATTAAACAGACTAAAGAACACTAA